From the Buteo buteo chromosome 1, bButBut1.hap1.1, whole genome shotgun sequence genome, one window contains:
- the FOXI3 gene encoding forkhead box protein I3 codes for MSAGELQQAQPRASAAPAAAPAPPQPRSAQEAPDMAVYCSENFSVYPQPSLHPPGAAAAAAAAAAAAAAAAASSGQRAGGYALGDYGAPANAGYLWGMNSPAPYLQGPPGSAAAAAAPFLPPASYGCSRGGQLVGSPSAPGSPSAGGAELSWLSLASQEELLKLVRPPYSYSALIAMAIQSAPERKLTLSHIYQYVAENFPFYKRSKAGWQNSIRHNLSLNDCFRKVPRDEDDPGKGNYWTLDPNCEKMFDNGNFRRKRKRRSEPNAPATASAASSLGGLKAEEERPIPAAGKPCGNSPPPELDPSPSARDHPKSSSPSGIISSTPSCLSTFFSGMSSLSSGGSRLTGGLGSDLHHRNFSAGQLSSGTFTPSSSSSQEVPSPDQLQRVAGPSPAYYSSFHPSSSSQGAQYNHYYNFTVNSLIYTRDGTEV; via the exons ATGAGCGCCGGTGAGTTGCAGCAGGCGCAGCCCAGAGCCTCGGCGGCaccggcggccgcccccgcgcccccgcagccccgcagCGCCCAAGAAGCCCCCGACATGGCGGTGTACTGCAGCGAGAACTTCAGCGTCTACCCCCAACCCAGCCTCCacccgcccggcgccgccgccgccgccgccgccgccgccgcggccgccgccgccgccgccgcttcctcGGGGCAGCGGGCGGGCGGCTACGCGCTGGGGGACTACGGGGCGCCCGCTAACGCCGGCTACCTGTGGGGCATGAACAGCCCCGCGCCCTACCTGCAGGGCccgccgggctccgccgccgccgccgccgcccctttCCTGCCGCCGGCCTCGTACGGCTGCTCTCGGGGCGGGCAGCTGGTGGGCTCGCCCTCGGCGCCCGGTTCGCCCTcggcgggcggcgcggagcTGAGCTGGCTGAGCCTGGCcagccaggaggagctgctgaagctggtgcGGCCGCCTTACTCCTACTCGGCGCTGATCGCCATGGCCATCCAGAGCGCCCCCGAGAGGAAGCTCACCCTCAGCCACATCTACCAGTACGTGGCCGAGAACTTCCCCTTCTACAAGCGCAGCAAGGCGGGATGGCAGAACAGCATCCGCCACAACCTCAGCCTCAACGACTGCTTCCGCAAGGTGCCCCGCGACGAGGACGACCCCG GGAAGGGAAACTACTGGACCTTAGATCCCAACTGTGAGAAGATGTTTGACAACGGGAACTTCCGTCGCAAACGCAAACGGCGCTCTGAGCCCAACGCCCCCGCGACCGCCTCTGCGGCCTCCTCTCTGGGGGGCCTGAAAGCCGAGGAAGAGAGACCCATCCCAGCTGCAGGCAAACCGTGTGGAAACAGCCCACCCCCAGAGCTGGACCCCTCGCCTTCTGCTAGGGACCATCCAAAAAGCTCCTCTCCCTCCGGTATCATTTCATCCACCCCTAGCTGCCTCAGCACCTTCTTCAGCGGCATGAGCTCCCTGAGCAGCGGAGGCAGCCGGCTGACGGGGGGTCTCGGCAGTGACCTGCATCACAGGAACTTCTCTGCTGGACAGCTGAGCAGTGGCACTTTCACCCCTTCCAGCAGCTCTTCTCAGGAGGTGCCTTCACCAGACCAGCTGCAGCGGGTTGCGGGACCTTCCCCTGCATACTACAGCTCCTtccatcccagcagcagcagccagggagcCCAGTACAACCACTACTACAACTTCACGGTTAACAGCCTCATCTACACCCGGGATGGAACGGAGGTGTAG